From Streptomyces sp. TLI_105, the proteins below share one genomic window:
- a CDS encoding TadE/TadG family type IV pilus assembly protein — MRSDHGKARRDRGQAAIEYLGFLPVLLVVGLAGLQLGVAAYAAQQAGTAARAAARAATSDADDAPDPQAAGYAAASWATQVDVARQGGEAVATVRVRIPQVVPFWSFDPVTKTATMPLPETSDGEDLP; from the coding sequence ATGAGAAGCGACCACGGGAAGGCCCGGCGCGACCGCGGCCAGGCCGCCATCGAGTACCTCGGCTTCCTTCCCGTCCTGCTCGTCGTCGGGCTCGCCGGGCTTCAGCTCGGCGTCGCCGCGTACGCGGCCCAGCAGGCGGGCACGGCGGCCCGGGCGGCCGCCCGGGCCGCCACCAGCGACGCGGATGACGCTCCCGACCCGCAGGCGGCCGGCTACGCGGCCGCGAGCTGGGCCACCCAGGTCGACGTCGCACGCCAAGGGGGAGAGGCCGTCGCCACCGTCCGCGTCCGCATCCCCCAGGTCGTCCCCTTCTGGAGCTTCGACCCCGTCACGAAGACCGCCACCATGCCGCTGCCCGAGACGTCCGACGGGGAGGACCTGCCATGA
- a CDS encoding CpaF family protein yields MSLRARINAPEEKATGGGREDGHLVAAFRAKLLEEIDLTEMSALAAAERRARLERVLGHIISREGPVLSTAERAQLIRRVVDEALGLGVLEPLLEDASITEIMVNGPDQIFIERGGRVELLPLRFASHEQLMQTIERIVSTVNRRVDESNPMVDARLPSGERVNVIIPPLSLTGATLTIRRFPRAYTLHEMIGLGSLDEQMLLLLSGLVQAKFNLIVSGATGTGKTTLLNALSGLVPDGERIITIEDSAELQLQQSHVIRLEARPPNIEGRGAISIRDLVRNSLRMRPDRIIVGEVRGGETLDMLQAMSTGHDGSLATVHANSAEDALMRLQTLASMSEVKVPFEALRDQINSAVDVLVQLTRHPDGTRRITEISVLASHGRERFLLATVCRFEAQPVAADGRVYGRFTYHPLPRRVAERLYLAGQPIPQAFGVAATDAHLATREAE; encoded by the coding sequence ATGAGCCTGCGTGCCCGGATCAACGCCCCCGAGGAGAAGGCCACGGGCGGCGGCCGGGAGGACGGCCACCTCGTCGCCGCCTTCCGGGCCAAGCTCCTGGAGGAGATCGACCTCACCGAGATGTCCGCGCTCGCGGCGGCCGAGCGGCGGGCCCGCCTGGAGCGCGTCCTCGGCCACATCATCAGCCGCGAGGGCCCGGTCCTCTCCACCGCCGAACGGGCGCAGCTGATCCGCCGGGTCGTCGACGAGGCCCTCGGCCTCGGCGTGCTCGAACCGCTCCTCGAAGACGCCTCCATCACGGAGATCATGGTCAACGGCCCCGACCAGATCTTCATCGAGCGCGGCGGCCGCGTCGAACTCCTCCCGCTCCGCTTCGCCTCCCACGAGCAGCTGATGCAGACCATCGAGCGGATCGTCTCCACCGTCAACCGGCGCGTCGACGAGTCGAACCCGATGGTCGACGCCCGGCTCCCCTCCGGCGAGCGCGTCAACGTGATCATCCCGCCGCTCTCCCTGACCGGGGCCACGCTCACGATCCGCCGCTTCCCCCGGGCGTACACGCTCCACGAGATGATCGGCCTCGGCTCCCTCGACGAGCAGATGCTGCTCCTGCTCTCCGGGCTCGTACAGGCCAAGTTCAACCTGATCGTCTCCGGCGCCACCGGCACCGGGAAGACGACCCTCCTCAACGCCCTCTCCGGCCTCGTCCCGGACGGCGAGCGGATCATCACCATCGAGGACTCGGCCGAACTCCAGCTCCAGCAGTCCCACGTCATCCGCCTGGAGGCCCGGCCGCCGAACATCGAGGGCCGCGGAGCCATCTCCATCCGGGACCTCGTCCGCAACTCCCTGCGCATGCGCCCCGACCGCATCATCGTCGGCGAGGTCCGCGGCGGCGAGACCCTCGACATGCTCCAGGCGATGTCCACCGGCCACGACGGCTCGCTCGCCACCGTCCACGCCAACTCGGCCGAGGACGCCCTGATGCGGCTCCAGACCCTGGCCTCGATGTCCGAGGTGAAGGTGCCGTTCGAAGCGCTCCGCGACCAGATCAACAGCGCGGTCGACGTCCTCGTCCAGCTCACCCGGCACCCGGACGGCACGCGCCGGATCACCGAGATCTCCGTCCTCGCCTCGCACGGCCGGGAACGCTTCCTGCTGGCCACGGTCTGCCGCTTCGAGGCGCAGCCGGTCGCGGCCGACGGACGGGTGTACGGGAGGTTCACGTACCACCCGCTGCCCCGGCGCGTCGCCGAACGGCTCTACCTGGCGGGCCAGCCGATCCCACAGGCGTTCGGGGTGGCGGCGACGGATGCCCACCTGGCCACCCGAGAGGCGGAGTGA
- a CDS encoding TadE/TadG family type IV pilus assembly protein, which produces MRTYRDDDRGQVAVEFLGMVPLILLTLVLLWQVVLVGYTYTLAGNAADEAARAYAVGDDCGEAARRHLDGAWASGVEPDCNAGGGMVDAVVRVQVPVLVPGMGGLFWVEGKAAAVDERSPTP; this is translated from the coding sequence ATGCGGACGTACCGGGACGACGACAGGGGGCAGGTGGCGGTGGAGTTCCTCGGAATGGTGCCGCTGATCCTGCTCACCCTCGTCCTGCTGTGGCAGGTCGTCCTGGTGGGCTACACGTACACGCTGGCGGGCAACGCGGCGGACGAGGCGGCGCGGGCCTATGCCGTCGGCGACGACTGCGGAGAGGCTGCCAGGCGGCACCTGGACGGGGCATGGGCGAGCGGCGTCGAGCCGGACTGCAACGCCGGCGGGGGCATGGTCGACGCCGTCGTGAGGGTCCAGGTCCCCGTACTCGTCCCGGGCATGGGAGGCCTCTTCTGGGTAGAAGGCAAGGCGGCCGCCGTGGACGAGAGGAGCCCCACGCCATGA